Proteins from a single region of Akkermansiaceae bacterium:
- a CDS encoding thioredoxin family protein, with protein sequence MKAVTWLAATTMSLAAITSTAFANTLEGWSTDVEAALAVAKKEKKSVLVEFTGSDWCPPCIMMRKNVFSKKEFVEKASKDYVLVEIDLPKADKALAARNQIVAEKYKIDGFPTVVLLNGEGKEFSRFYASEYPEMDKFLAHIDKKLESKNLD encoded by the coding sequence ATGAAAGCTGTCACCTGGCTTGCCGCGACCACCATGAGCCTCGCGGCCATCACCTCCACCGCCTTTGCCAATACCCTGGAGGGCTGGTCCACCGATGTGGAGGCGGCGCTCGCCGTTGCGAAAAAGGAGAAAAAGTCCGTGCTCGTGGAGTTCACCGGCTCCGATTGGTGCCCTCCTTGCATCATGATGCGCAAAAACGTCTTCTCGAAGAAGGAGTTCGTTGAGAAAGCGTCGAAGGACTACGTGCTGGTCGAGATCGATCTGCCGAAAGCGGACAAGGCGCTCGCCGCCCGCAACCAGATCGTCGCGGAGAAATACAAGATCGACGGCTTTCCGACGGTTGTCCTCCTGAACGGCGAGGGCAAGGAGTTCAGCCGCTTCTATGCGTCCGAGTATCCCGAAATGGACAAATTCCTGGCCCACATCGACAAGAAGCTGGAAAGCAAGAACCTGGACTGA
- a CDS encoding alpha/beta hydrolase, with the protein MKALFLLFVAMATLTHAEPVTDKAISYYEGAALERADEYQKAQCKLDVRRPAGAKDLPVLIWFHGGGLTSGKRGFPALPDENVVVVTASYRFDPPGKFPCSLEDAAAATAWAFRHAAEYGGDREKIFISGHSAGGYLALMVGMDPKWLAAHQISNQSLAGIIPVSAQVTTHFHVKKLRGDTGEALRPLIDEFAPLYFASKNLPPICLITGDRKIEYKSRVEENDLFHITLKNLGHPDAEFHELAGFDHGTVGKGSMPAVAAFIKRVAAK; encoded by the coding sequence GTGAAAGCCCTGTTTCTCCTTTTCGTGGCCATGGCCACTCTCACCCATGCCGAACCGGTCACGGACAAGGCCATCTCATATTATGAAGGTGCCGCTCTGGAGCGGGCGGATGAATACCAGAAAGCCCAGTGCAAGCTGGACGTCCGCCGCCCGGCGGGGGCCAAAGACCTGCCGGTGCTGATCTGGTTCCATGGCGGTGGCCTGACCTCCGGCAAGCGAGGGTTTCCCGCCCTGCCGGATGAAAATGTGGTGGTGGTGACGGCCAGCTACCGCTTCGACCCACCGGGCAAGTTCCCCTGCTCCCTGGAGGATGCCGCCGCCGCGACGGCGTGGGCTTTCCGCCATGCGGCGGAGTACGGCGGTGACCGGGAGAAGATCTTCATTTCCGGCCACTCGGCCGGGGGCTACCTGGCCCTGATGGTGGGCATGGACCCGAAGTGGCTGGCCGCCCACCAGATCTCGAACCAATCGCTGGCCGGCATCATCCCGGTGAGCGCGCAGGTGACGACGCACTTCCACGTGAAGAAGCTGCGCGGGGACACGGGAGAGGCGCTGCGCCCGCTGATCGACGAATTCGCGCCGCTTTACTTCGCCTCGAAGAACCTGCCGCCGATCTGCCTGATCACCGGCGACCGGAAGATCGAATACAAGAGCCGCGTGGAGGAAAACGACCTGTTCCACATCACGCTGAAGAACCTGGGCCACCCGGACGCGGAGTTCCACGAGCTGGCGGGCTTCGACCACGGCACGGTCGGGAAGGGTTCCATGCCCGCCGTGGCCGCTTTCATCAAGCGCGTCGCCGCGAAATGA
- a CDS encoding C40 family peptidase gives MKRFLTLLALLPLVGGAVSCSSQVKAKQPVSYRFSHGETALLKDGMAYAPRKAPDAVKRAIAAGNRLQSKPYKWGGGHAKKNDTGYDCSGTVSYVLREAGLLKGSMPSSGYFNYGKKGEGDWITVYTRKGHVFMTVAGLRLDTGGPGGRSGPRWKPQTRAGKGHVMRHPSGY, from the coding sequence GTGAAACGCTTTCTGACACTCCTCGCCCTCCTTCCCCTCGTTGGCGGAGCCGTTTCCTGCTCCAGCCAGGTCAAGGCCAAGCAGCCTGTCTCCTACCGCTTCAGCCATGGTGAAACCGCCCTGCTCAAAGACGGTATGGCCTATGCCCCGCGCAAAGCTCCGGACGCCGTGAAGCGCGCGATCGCCGCAGGCAACCGCCTCCAGAGCAAGCCCTACAAATGGGGCGGTGGCCATGCGAAGAAGAACGATACCGGCTACGATTGCTCCGGCACCGTCTCCTACGTCCTCCGCGAGGCCGGTCTGCTGAAAGGCTCCATGCCCTCCAGCGGTTACTTCAACTACGGCAAGAAAGGCGAAGGCGACTGGATCACGGTCTACACGCGGAAAGGCCACGTCTTCATGACCGTCGCCGGCCTGCGCCTGGACACGGGCGGCCCCGGCGGACGCTCCGGCCCACGCTGGAAGCCACAGACCCGCGCCGGGAAGGGCCATGTGATGCGGCATCCATCGGGATACTGA
- a CDS encoding thioredoxin family protein — protein MKTLFASVVALVATAALSFSAEVEWMTDFDAAKAKAKAEKKVLFVDFTGSDWCGWCIRLDKEVFAHKEFHDYAAENLVLVKLDFPRKLKLSPELEKQNKSLAKKYDVQGYPTVKLLKPSGSEIAETGYQEGGPAKYVEHLKKLLK, from the coding sequence ATGAAAACCTTGTTCGCTTCCGTCGTGGCGCTGGTCGCCACCGCCGCCCTTTCCTTTTCCGCCGAGGTGGAATGGATGACCGACTTTGACGCCGCCAAGGCGAAGGCAAAGGCGGAGAAAAAAGTCCTGTTCGTGGATTTCACCGGCTCGGACTGGTGCGGCTGGTGCATCCGCCTGGACAAGGAAGTCTTCGCCCACAAGGAATTCCACGACTACGCCGCGGAGAACCTGGTGCTCGTGAAGCTGGACTTCCCGCGCAAGCTGAAACTCTCCCCTGAGCTGGAGAAGCAGAACAAGAGTCTGGCGAAAAAATACGACGTCCAGGGCTACCCGACCGTCAAGCTGCTGAAACCCAGCGGCAGTGAGATCGCGGAAACCGGCTACCAGGAAGGCGGCCCGGCCAAGTACGTCGAGCATCTCAAGAAGCTCCTGAAATAA
- a CDS encoding FAD-dependent oxidoreductase — protein sequence MTAASGQAQAAPVAVVPKRKISTDILICGGGCAGTAAALAAARTGAKVVLVEKAPFAGGIITSVGLPYFDGIADIKTKRVVVKGIALELLSKSGVCAPDAKTVKIHNPTIPNTFEFKILLDRLLKERKENLTVLFNTMVCGVNSDGGRIRSVTVANKDGLTEIEAKTVIDCSGDADVAAWAGAPFEQNKEVQPLTLHFRIGHVKSTATLGKDCREALAKAQAAGELPHYYGPGIMFLFGKDEIYVHGVRVPADPTNAADLSRAEMQGRADAHAMFRAWKRDIPAFSESYFLEAYPWIGVRESRRITGQYVLNEDDLMKGNRFDDAIATGCWYLDLHPNKTTVGSANDFAPEKVQPAPYDIPYRSLLPQKIENLLVAGRCHSATRGAHASTRVTVTAMAMGEAAGVAAAMVVKGNTSVQEISGVNVREALEKVGGGPFTEA from the coding sequence ATGACGGCGGCTTCGGGACAAGCCCAGGCGGCACCGGTCGCGGTCGTGCCCAAGCGAAAGATATCCACCGACATCCTCATCTGCGGTGGTGGTTGTGCCGGAACCGCCGCCGCTCTTGCTGCGGCCCGGACAGGCGCGAAGGTCGTTCTCGTTGAAAAGGCTCCGTTCGCGGGAGGGATCATCACCAGCGTGGGGCTGCCGTATTTCGATGGCATCGCGGACATCAAGACGAAGCGGGTGGTGGTGAAGGGGATCGCGCTGGAGCTGCTGTCGAAGTCAGGCGTCTGCGCACCGGATGCGAAGACGGTGAAGATCCACAACCCGACGATTCCGAACACCTTCGAGTTCAAGATCCTCCTTGATCGCCTGCTGAAGGAGCGGAAGGAGAACCTGACCGTGCTGTTCAACACGATGGTCTGCGGGGTGAATTCCGATGGCGGACGGATCCGGAGCGTCACCGTGGCGAACAAGGACGGGCTGACCGAGATCGAGGCGAAGACGGTGATCGACTGCAGCGGCGACGCGGATGTGGCGGCGTGGGCGGGCGCGCCGTTCGAGCAGAACAAGGAGGTGCAGCCGCTGACGCTGCACTTCCGGATCGGCCATGTGAAATCGACCGCCACGTTGGGGAAGGACTGCAGGGAAGCGCTGGCAAAGGCGCAGGCGGCGGGTGAGCTGCCGCACTACTACGGACCTGGTATCATGTTCCTTTTCGGCAAGGATGAGATCTACGTCCACGGCGTGCGTGTCCCGGCGGACCCGACGAATGCGGCGGACCTTTCCCGCGCGGAGATGCAGGGCCGGGCGGATGCCCACGCCATGTTCCGCGCCTGGAAGCGGGACATACCCGCGTTTTCCGAATCCTATTTCCTGGAAGCCTACCCGTGGATCGGCGTGCGGGAATCCCGCCGCATCACCGGCCAGTATGTGCTCAACGAGGACGACCTGATGAAGGGCAATCGTTTCGACGACGCCATCGCCACCGGTTGCTGGTACCTGGACCTGCACCCGAACAAAACCACCGTCGGCAGTGCCAATGACTTCGCTCCGGAGAAGGTCCAGCCCGCGCCGTATGACATCCCCTACCGGTCCCTGCTGCCGCAGAAGATCGAGAACCTGCTCGTCGCGGGCCGTTGCCACTCCGCCACGCGCGGCGCGCACGCCTCCACCCGCGTGACCGTCACCGCCATGGCCATGGGCGAAGCCGCCGGTGTCGCCGCCGCGATGGTGGTGAAGGGAAACACCTCCGTACAGGAAATCAGCGGCGTCAATGTCCGTGAGGCCTTGGAAAAAGTCGGCGGCGGCCCCTTCACGGAGGCCTGA
- a CDS encoding alpha/beta fold hydrolase encodes MPLIEHSTYRAPWWLPGGHLQTIVPALFRRVKPVTTLRERLELDDGDFLDLAWAGKTSRRLAILSHGLEGSSDAAYIQGMARSLVAAGWDALAWNFRGCGTEPNRLLSFYHSGATEDLDAVIRHVLAVHPAEEIDLIGFSLGGNLTLKYLGEPRERPEQLRRALAFSVPCDLADSARKLSDPANRLYMRRFLRSLRTKLRVKESLFPGSLDLAGLDQIADFLQFDDRFTAPLHGFRNAEDYWIRSSCRQFLPHIRIPTLLVNALNDPFLGERCYPREEARESEWFSLETPGDGGHVSFPSRNGSWPHDRALEFLGRHGVPR; translated from the coding sequence GTGCCGCTGATCGAGCATTCCACCTACCGCGCCCCATGGTGGCTGCCGGGCGGCCACTTGCAGACCATCGTCCCCGCCCTCTTCCGGCGGGTGAAGCCGGTCACCACCCTGCGGGAGCGGCTGGAACTGGACGACGGGGACTTCCTCGACCTCGCGTGGGCGGGAAAAACGTCCAGACGCCTCGCCATCCTCTCCCACGGCCTGGAGGGCAGCAGCGATGCCGCCTACATCCAGGGCATGGCCCGCTCATTGGTCGCCGCCGGTTGGGACGCCCTCGCGTGGAACTTCCGCGGCTGTGGCACGGAGCCGAACCGGCTGCTCTCCTTCTACCACAGCGGCGCCACGGAGGACCTGGACGCCGTCATCCGCCACGTGCTCGCCGTCCACCCGGCGGAGGAGATCGACCTCATCGGCTTCAGCCTCGGCGGGAACCTCACGCTGAAATACCTCGGCGAGCCGCGCGAACGGCCGGAGCAACTCCGCCGCGCCCTCGCCTTCTCCGTCCCGTGCGATCTCGCGGACTCCGCCCGCAAGCTGTCGGACCCCGCCAACCGCCTCTACATGCGGCGTTTCCTGCGCTCCCTCCGCACCAAGCTCCGCGTGAAGGAATCCCTCTTCCCCGGCTCCCTCGATCTCGCCGGGCTGGACCAGATCGCCGACTTCCTCCAGTTCGACGACCGCTTCACCGCGCCCCTCCACGGCTTCAGGAACGCGGAGGACTACTGGATCCGCAGCAGTTGCCGCCAGTTCCTACCGCACATCCGCATCCCGACGTTGCTGGTGAATGCGCTCAACGATCCGTTCCTGGGGGAGAGATGCTATCCGAGGGAGGAGGCGCGGGAGAGCGAGTGGTTCTCGCTGGAGACGCCAGGGGATGGGGGGCACGTGTCATTCCCATCCCGAAATGGATCGTGGCCCCATGACCGGGCGCTGGAGTTCCTGGGGCGCCACGGGGTGCCCAGATAG
- the rdgB gene encoding RdgB/HAM1 family non-canonical purine NTP pyrophosphatase — MPSPAPRLIVATRNAHKTAEIRSMLGGRFEVVDATAFPEFPEIEETGTTFLENARLKAEGISRLIDGWVLSDDSGLEVDALGGAPGVWSSSYGGEEGNNEKNNARLMTEMAGKTERGGRFVCTMVLAKDGKERANFSGAVEGDIIDEPRGSEGFGYDPLFIPTGYDRTFSELGDAVKNTLSHRSRALSQITAWLDINF, encoded by the coding sequence ATGCCGTCCCCCGCGCCGCGCCTCATCGTCGCCACCCGCAACGCCCATAAAACCGCCGAAATCCGCTCCATGCTGGGCGGACGGTTCGAGGTCGTGGACGCGACCGCATTTCCGGAATTCCCTGAGATCGAGGAGACTGGAACGACCTTTCTGGAGAATGCCCGGCTGAAGGCGGAGGGCATCAGCCGCCTGATCGACGGCTGGGTGTTGTCAGACGATTCCGGCCTGGAGGTGGATGCCCTGGGCGGTGCGCCCGGCGTCTGGTCATCCAGCTACGGCGGCGAGGAGGGCAACAACGAGAAAAACAACGCCCGCCTGATGACGGAAATGGCCGGGAAAACCGAGCGCGGCGGCCGCTTCGTCTGCACCATGGTCCTGGCGAAGGACGGGAAAGAGCGCGCCAACTTCAGCGGCGCGGTCGAGGGCGACATCATCGATGAACCCCGTGGCAGCGAGGGCTTCGGTTACGATCCCCTTTTCATACCAACGGGTTACGACCGGACTTTTTCCGAGCTCGGCGATGCGGTGAAGAACACCCTGAGCCATCGCTCTCGCGCTCTATCACAAATTACCGCTTGGTTGGATATTAATTTTTAA
- a CDS encoding S8 family serine peptidase codes for MRPHASILFRSLTLLATAFSMMASAKEDPYVEGEVLVTFRADVPEAAARTKMAGRKMRLAETYDRVGASRGKLHGMVRDKSRTTAALIAELKADPSVETAEPNYLRKVSFIRPNDPHFPKLWGLENTGQVANLSAGTSGVDTRFIQAWNLSRTTTPAQDIVVCVADTGVDITHPDLAPNVWTNPAEIPGNGIDDDGNGYVDDVHGYDFAANTASMTDSGFHGTHVAGTIAATGRNAQGVIGLQFKAKILPMKLSTDGENMSTSAIIAAYNYAVAQKQRGVNIVAFNASYGGLSQTTAEFNAIAALGNAGIVLCAAAGNDTTNNDAIPQYPANYALPNIITVASIDPRNGLSSFSNYGATTVDLAAPGTDIYSTVPVSLGGRLSTVTIGSTTHLAAEIEFSGLTPPAGLTRTIHHCGTGETSAAFPPAVSGNIALIQRGNNTFADKVTRARTAGAVGVIIYNNVDDTGGWTLGAAGNWLPALQVTLATGNAILASLPATGNLVNAPHPSVAYRFISGTSMATPHVSAAVAFAALNFPTETMAQRISRILDHTTTVPALAGRTIRGGRLDLLKMIDTDNDGLPDWWETEKLGTLAQTATEDPDGDGFNNLAEFLGGTDPRSGGSRLGFASLQASGTGMVLGFSANAERRYQIEWSDTLAPPWTPLGGPVTGTGSTIQVTDPDALEDTPRRFYRLNLLAD; via the coding sequence ATGCGTCCACACGCTTCCATCCTTTTCCGCAGCCTGACCTTGCTGGCGACCGCCTTTTCGATGATGGCGTCGGCGAAAGAGGATCCGTATGTGGAGGGGGAGGTGCTGGTGACCTTCCGTGCGGATGTGCCGGAAGCGGCCGCCCGCACGAAGATGGCGGGGCGGAAGATGCGGCTGGCGGAGACCTATGACCGGGTGGGAGCGTCCCGCGGGAAGCTGCACGGGATGGTCCGCGACAAGAGCCGGACGACCGCCGCGCTGATCGCGGAACTGAAAGCGGACCCCAGCGTGGAAACGGCGGAGCCGAACTATCTGCGGAAAGTTTCCTTCATCCGCCCGAACGATCCGCATTTCCCGAAGCTGTGGGGACTGGAGAACACCGGACAGGTGGCGAACCTGAGCGCGGGTACCAGCGGGGTGGACACGCGCTTCATCCAGGCGTGGAACCTTTCCCGGACCACCACGCCCGCGCAGGACATCGTGGTGTGCGTGGCGGATACCGGCGTGGACATCACCCACCCGGACCTGGCGCCGAATGTGTGGACAAATCCGGCGGAGATCCCGGGCAACGGCATCGATGACGACGGCAACGGCTACGTGGACGACGTGCATGGCTATGACTTCGCCGCCAATACGGCATCGATGACGGACTCCGGCTTTCACGGGACGCATGTGGCGGGGACCATCGCCGCCACGGGGAGGAACGCGCAGGGCGTGATCGGCCTGCAGTTCAAGGCGAAGATCCTGCCGATGAAGCTGTCCACGGACGGTGAGAACATGTCCACCTCCGCCATCATCGCGGCGTACAACTACGCTGTGGCGCAGAAGCAGCGGGGCGTGAACATCGTGGCGTTCAACGCCTCCTACGGTGGGCTTTCCCAAACCACCGCGGAATTCAATGCCATCGCCGCGCTGGGGAACGCGGGCATCGTCCTGTGCGCGGCGGCGGGCAACGACACCACCAACAACGACGCGATCCCGCAGTATCCGGCGAACTACGCGCTTCCAAATATCATCACCGTGGCGTCCATCGACCCACGGAACGGGCTTTCCAGCTTTTCCAACTACGGGGCGACGACGGTGGATCTGGCCGCGCCGGGGACGGACATCTACTCGACCGTGCCCGTGTCGCTGGGCGGGAGGCTCTCCACCGTCACCATCGGTTCCACGACCCACCTGGCGGCGGAGATCGAGTTTTCCGGCCTGACCCCTCCGGCGGGCCTGACACGCACCATCCACCACTGCGGCACGGGGGAAACCAGCGCCGCCTTTCCCCCCGCCGTCAGCGGAAACATCGCCCTCATCCAGAGGGGCAACAACACGTTCGCGGACAAGGTGACGCGGGCAAGGACAGCCGGAGCGGTGGGCGTCATCATCTACAACAACGTGGACGACACGGGCGGCTGGACACTCGGTGCGGCGGGAAACTGGCTGCCCGCCCTGCAGGTCACGCTGGCAACCGGCAATGCCATCCTGGCCTCCCTCCCCGCCACGGGCAATCTGGTGAACGCACCGCATCCCTCCGTGGCCTACCGGTTCATCAGCGGGACGTCGATGGCGACGCCCCACGTGAGCGCGGCGGTCGCCTTTGCGGCGCTGAATTTCCCGACGGAAACCATGGCCCAACGGATCTCCCGGATCCTGGACCACACCACCACCGTCCCGGCTCTGGCCGGCAGGACGATCCGCGGAGGCAGGCTGGATCTGCTGAAGATGATCGACACGGACAACGACGGCCTGCCGGACTGGTGGGAGACGGAGAAGCTGGGCACGCTGGCCCAGACCGCCACGGAAGATCCGGACGGGGACGGCTTCAACAACCTGGCGGAGTTCCTCGGTGGGACGGACCCGAGGTCGGGCGGCAGCCGTCTCGGGTTTGCCTCCCTCCAGGCGTCGGGGACGGGCATGGTGCTGGGCTTTTCCGCGAACGCGGAGCGCCGCTACCAGATCGAGTGGAGCGACACGCTGGCTCCGCCATGGACACCGCTGGGTGGTCCCGTGACCGGCACCGGCTCCACCATCCAGGTCACGGACCCGGATGCGCTGGAAGATACGCCGAGGCGTTTTTACCGGCTGAACCTGCTGGCGGACTGA